From Rhodococcus sp. B7740:
TCCGCGTGGACTCCACGGAGTCCGTGTCGGTGGCCGCGGCGCGCGCCGACATCGTCCGCATCGCCGCCGACACAGTCGAGAATGCGGCCACTGTTGCCGCCCGTATTCGACGGGCCGTCGTTGCGGAAGGCCGTGACCCGGCCGACGTGTTCGTTCTGTTGGATGTGGAGACCCTGGTATCCGATTCTGCCGCTGAAGAACTCGCTCAGCTCGACAACTGGGCGGGGCACGTCAGAGTCGCCGAGTCCGTGTCGCATATCGGCGACCTGGCGGGCTTGCACCTGCTCCTCGGATCCGTCGAGGCGGCCGGCCTGGACGGAGTCACGCTGGTACCGCTCGCGCTGCCGTCCGGAGTGGCAGCACTACCGGCCACGGACACCCGCAGCGGATCGACCTTGCGCGAGCGTCTCGGCCTGAGACGTCCGGCCAATCTCTATGCACGCGAAGGGAAGAGCCTGTGACGAAGAAGCAGATTCATCTGGGTGCCCATTTCCCGGGCGTCAACAACACCACCGTCTGGGCCGATCCGGAGTCGAAAAGCCAGATCGAGTTCGATTCGTTCGTACACCTCGCCGAATCGGCCGAACGCGGCCTGTTCGACTTCTTCTTCCTCGCCGAAGGGCTGCGACTGCGTGAGCACCGCAACAAGATTCACGACCTCGATGTAGTAGGGCGACCCGATACGCTCACCGTCCTCAACGCGCTTGCGTCGGTGACGAGCAGGCTCGGACTGGCCGGGACGATCAACACGACCTTCAACGAGCCGTTCGAGCTCGCCAAACAGTTCTCGTCGCTGGATCACCTGTCCGACGGTAGAGCGGCATGGAACATGGTGACGTCCTCGGACGCGTTCACGGGCGAGAATTTTCGGCGGGGCGGCTACCTCGATCGTGCCGACCGCTACGTGCGTGCCAACGAGGTCATCGACGTCGCGCGAAAGTTCTGGGACTCATGGCAGTCCGACGCGTTCGTCGTCGATCGCGAGCGTGGAGTCTTCGGCCGCGAATCGGAGATCGGAACGGTCCGGCATTCCGGACCCCAGTTCGATGTGGAGGGCCGCTTCACGCTGCCGCGCAGTCCGCAGGGACATCCGGTTCTGTTGCAGGCGGGCGATTCCGACGAAGGTCGAGAATTCGGTGCCGCCAAGGCCGACGCGATCTTCACCATCCACGGCACTCTCGAGGACGGACAGAAGTTCTACTCCGACGTGAAGGGTCGGCTCGCCAAGTACGGCCGCGATCACGACGACCTGAAGGTGCTGCCCGCGGCGACGTTCGTGCTCGGAGATTCTGCGCAGGACGCCGCCGAGAAGGCGGATCACATCCGGCATCAGCAGGTCAGCGGCAGGACGGCCATCGCGTTCCTCGAACAGGTGTGGGGACAGGACCTGTCCGCATACGATCCCGACGGGCCACTGCCCGACATCGAACCCAGCGGCGATGTGTCGATCACCCGTGGCCGTGCGAGACACGGCGACCCCAGAACCATCGCCCAGCAGTATCGCGAGCGAGCCGAAGCAGACAACCTGAGTATTCGTGAACTGATCATCGCGATGACGACGCGGCAGCAGTTCGTCGGAACCCCTGCGCACGTGGCCGAGGAGATCGACGGTTACGTGCAGAACAACGCGAGCGACGGCTTCATTCTCGTCCCGCACATCACCCCTGCCGGCCTCGACGAATTCGTCGACAGAGTGATTCCGGAATTGCAGGACCGCGGCAGCTTCCGCACCGAATACACCGGCACCACCTTGCGCGAGC
This genomic window contains:
- a CDS encoding NtaA/DmoA family FMN-dependent monooxygenase (This protein belongs to a clade of FMN-dependent monooxygenases, within a broader family of flavin-dependent oxidoreductases, the luciferase-like monooxygenase (LMM) family, some of whose members use coenzyme F420 rather than FMN.) encodes the protein MTKKQIHLGAHFPGVNNTTVWADPESKSQIEFDSFVHLAESAERGLFDFFFLAEGLRLREHRNKIHDLDVVGRPDTLTVLNALASVTSRLGLAGTINTTFNEPFELAKQFSSLDHLSDGRAAWNMVTSSDAFTGENFRRGGYLDRADRYVRANEVIDVARKFWDSWQSDAFVVDRERGVFGRESEIGTVRHSGPQFDVEGRFTLPRSPQGHPVLLQAGDSDEGREFGAAKADAIFTIHGTLEDGQKFYSDVKGRLAKYGRDHDDLKVLPAATFVLGDSAQDAAEKADHIRHQQVSGRTAIAFLEQVWGQDLSAYDPDGPLPDIEPSGDVSITRGRARHGDPRTIAQQYRERAEADNLSIRELIIAMTTRQQFVGTPAHVAEEIDGYVQNNASDGFILVPHITPAGLDEFVDRVIPELQDRGSFRTEYTGTTLREHLGLRHPYEQREGVRAS